A region of Pirellulales bacterium DNA encodes the following proteins:
- a CDS encoding Uma2 family endonuclease, with amino-acid sequence MASIQHNVASINLEVAPLPPGRTMTEEEFLAWCDEDTRAEWVDGKVIIMSPVSVVHDRLSHFLHSLLNDYARERDLGEALGPEVSVRINSKRRRLPDVLFVANNRSDRLHKNHFEGAPNLIIEVVSEDSVDRDWRVKYLEYEAAGVDEYWVIDPLYQRLEAYALDADKAYQSIAPAEGKIASRVVPGFYLRPEWLWQEQPPKVPAVLNELLAGSKAE; translated from the coding sequence ATGGCTTCAATACAGCACAACGTCGCTTCGATCAATCTTGAAGTTGCCCCATTGCCTCCGGGCAGAACCATGACGGAGGAAGAGTTCCTGGCCTGGTGCGACGAAGACACGCGCGCCGAATGGGTTGACGGAAAGGTGATTATCATGTCTCCAGTCAGTGTCGTTCACGACAGGCTTTCGCACTTCCTGCACTCTCTGCTGAACGACTACGCGCGAGAACGCGACCTGGGCGAGGCGTTGGGCCCCGAAGTATCGGTGCGGATCAACTCCAAACGTCGTCGTTTGCCGGACGTTTTATTTGTCGCAAACAACCGCTCTGATCGTCTGCACAAAAACCATTTCGAAGGGGCGCCGAACTTGATCATCGAGGTCGTCTCGGAGGACAGCGTCGACCGAGACTGGCGAGTCAAATACCTGGAATACGAAGCGGCGGGCGTCGATGAGTACTGGGTGATCGACCCGCTCTATCAGCGCTTGGAAGCCTACGCGCTGGACGCCGACAAAGCCTACCAGTCGATCGCACCGGCTGAAGGCAAAATCGCATCGCGCGTCGTGCCGGGCTTTTATCTTCGCCCCGAATGGCTGTGGCAGGAGCAGCCGCCCAAGGTGCCCGCGGTCTTGAACGAGTTACTCGCCGGATCCAAAGCCGAGTAG